The Panthera tigris isolate Pti1 chromosome A1, P.tigris_Pti1_mat1.1, whole genome shotgun sequence region TCAGCACTAAGCCAAGCTCTCCCTCCTCTTTGTACTGGGAAAACAGGAGAGGGGTTGTGTGCTCTTTATATGTCAGTGACTTTCTGCTGATCGCTCCTCAGGGCAAGCTAAGGTTttcgttgtttttgttttttctgaagcTCAACTGCAGTAACTTTATATAGAAGCTGATGAAAGGAATTCTGAACTGTCCAGTGTACTTTTTAAGAGTCCATTTGTTAGACAAAATATGAGGAAATGTGGTATattctatcactttttttttttttttttgctttgtttctaaatGGCtatttaaatacagataacaGTGCCTAGGACAAACTGGAGGAGCAGGTCCTGCCACCCTGCCCAGCTCCCCTGCTACCTGATATCACCACTTAGATGACAGAATGGGCGATGTGGTGGAACACGGCTGGAAACTCCCCCAAGCTGAACCCACAAATGCAAGGAGTAGCTCTCAGGTTGAGAACGGCAGGTTGGGACAAATCACTACTTGACATACGCTACTCACATAATTTCACAACCCAGTGGAAAAAGGAACCCcacacaaaaggaaatagaaaaaaagtcaaagtgaAGGCACTATGTAACGTGTAAGTTTTTCTTAGAAGATCAACCTTAGAAATATAAGACATGAATGTGCACCTCAGTTTTATCTATGGAATTCAAAtagatagttttgtttttaccaagATTTCCCAACTGGTTTCTGGtgcgtatgtgtgcatgtgcgcacacacacaaatatacatattatatatatacatatatatatacatacatatatatacatattatatatatacatacacacacaaatatatatactttttcacATGAAATATGCCGTTTTCTTAAAATCACTTATGTTTTTATCAACAAGGTTTGCTTTTTGTGTGATTATTCTGTTcagacatataaaattataattaatataaaataaaccataaatcTTACAAAATTATATGAATGATCATTACAAACAAATGTGTTTAGCACCTATTTTGTAGGTAGCTCATTGCCTCTACTTTATCGCCCTAAGGCAAGTGTTTTAGCTGTCTCtcctaattttttattcttccagCCAGGATAAAAGTTTTCAATAGTAAGAAAATTAAGGGTCCTTCTAGGACCAGGGGAAGTTGAGTGATGTAATTAAACAATCACCCAGAAGCCTGGCTTCTGGACCTacaatctttattaattttttaatatataatttattgtcaaattggtttccatacaacaccctatgcttatcccaacaggtgccctcctcaatgcccatcacccactttcccctctctcccccccccccccgccccccgcatcaaccttcagtttgttctcagtttttaagaagctcttacggtttgcctccttccctctctgtaacttttttttcctcttcccctcccccatggtcttctgttaagtttctcaggatccacatatgagtgaaaacatatggtatctgtctttctctgcctgacttatttcacttagcataaaactctccagttccatccacattgctacaaatggccagatttcattctttctcattgccaagtagaattccattgtatgtataaaccacatctttatccattcctcagttgatggatatttaagctctttccataatttggctattgttgaaagtgctgctataaacattggggtacaagtgcccctatgcattggACCTACAATCTTTAAACGACTAGTGAGAAAACCTGGAAGTTCCCAATAATGCttcttattatagaaaattacttaatctcttaCAGGCTCCTTTCCCTTCTTATAAAACTAGGgcattatacaaatataaaatagctAAGTGATTTCTAAGTCCTTTCCACTCTAGAAGTACATAATTCAAAGCtactaaaataaatacttttaaaattgagatttatATGTGTGTTTACACGCACACATACAGCACACactgtggaagggaagggaatataCAGTATTTTATACCAGGACTGTGCAGGACATCATTATCGAGACGTTTTGgtgtctgaaaaaaaaagtttcagggtGGCATTCGCCCAGCAGAGGGAGTCCTTCTGAAGCCAGTTTCGCGAAACAGTTCCCAATTAGCCTCCCAATTAGCCTCCAGGCGCTTCAGTCCGGATACAGGGCAGTGTTTGGGGGAACATCATCCCAGCTCAACTGGGGACCCAGCGGAATTTGTATCCCCCGTTGGCGGTCCGAATGGTGAAGGCATTGCCCTGGGGGAAAGCGAGGGTGCGGATGGTGCTATGGCTGCGGATGGGGGTGCTGAAGGAGCCACCCTCTTCTAGCTCACTGCGGCTCAGGTTTAGCGCGCTCCGGCTGCACTCTGTGCGCAGCCCCCGGAAGGTGCCGTGGAGGTTCCCTGGCATGTCATCCCTACTCGCGGGATCCGGCTGTAGCCGGAGCCGCTTGGGGTCGCGGCCCTGCAGCGCTTCATCGCAGCGCTCGGAAATCTCCCTCAGGATGGCGTCCACTTCCGCGCAATCCTGCCCCGCAGCACTGAACAACTCCTCCAGGCTCCTTTTGGCTGTCGCCTTGAGCAGGAAGGGTTCGGCTGTCGACCCGCAATCCCGGGACTGCGTGATCATCAGCTTCTACAAAAGATGGAGGGGCGCCAAGCTGGGGCAAGCCTGACTCTCTTGGTGCGGGGTGCGCAAAGAAGACCTGGGTCCCTTTCGAACTCCGCGGACTCCGATGCAAGCTGCCAGTGGCTCAGCAAGCTCCCAGCAGCCTCCACCTGTCTCCCAACTCTCTCTGGGTCCCAATTctggggactgggggaggggtgcacagGAACATTTCCGACGTCCTGCAATGACCCACACTCCCGCGCCCCACTTACATCCAGCACCGAGGCCAGGTGCCGGGTCCGGCTGGCAAGTTCCTTCAATTGCACGTTCCGCTCTTTGAGCGAGGCGATCTCCTCCTGCTTCTGGGTCAGCGTCACGTGCAGCTGCAAGAGGAGACCCAAACATTGAAAGGTAGGCCACTGTGGTCGGTCTCATCTGTATACTCTGCATGAATTATACCAGGGGTCTAACATCTAATCTGGAACTGGGGGCCGAAGGGCATTTACACTGGTGAGAATAATAATCGCTTTTGTTtatttgacttttgtttgttttacaaagcACTTGGACAAAATGTATCTTGATCCTCCGTGTACTGTGGTGGTGAAGAGGACGAACTTGGGCAACAAGCAGATCCAGGTTCTGCCTCAGAAGTTCAATCTTCCTAtacctcaggttcctcatctgggaaatgggacTACTATCTTGTTCAGTGATTGTAAGTAttaaatgagaagagaaagtaaATGGATAAGCACAATATCAGGCATATAGGAATGCTGCACTAAATACTGGTGTCTGGCAGGATTATTCCCACTTACTGCGGTTGGCAACAGGAGAGGCCCTGGAGCAATCGCAGTTCTGCGAAGCCCTCGCCCCGCCCATGCACTGGTTTTGCCTCACGGAGGGACACCTGCCAGCTCCTGCCACCCCCACTTCCGCCCGGAGCTCCATACCCAGTCCCCACCCCAGGATTCCTGGAAGCCAGCCCAGTGTCCCTACTTGGTTATTCTCAACGAGCGCGTCCCCCAATGCCCTCTGGTTCTGGTCGGCCACTTCCTTCCAGTACTGCTCCGGCCGGGGCACGTCTGGAGGGGGCAGCGGCGGTGACTGCAGTGCCCTTGGGTCCAGCGGCGGAGAGAGACAGGGCCCAAATGGCAATACGTTGCCAGGAGTGAAGGGAAAGTCTCCGCCGGTCAGAGGAGGCGACATCAAAGAGGATGAGTCTGAGGAAGAGTGGGAGCTAGGTTTGCAGCCTCAGACGCGTGCCCAGCTAGCTACAGGGACAAGACGCCACTCCGGATGTAGGATTTGTGGGAAGACCTTGTTAAGTAAAGCACCCCTCACTCTGCAATCCCTACGATTCCCAGGCCCTTTCTAAAATCTTCCTCatacacagcaggcactcaatataTGCCTGTTGAGCTGATCTGAATAGAATCGCCACCGTGGCCAAGACAAACCTGCCCGAAGTCACACCGGTCCGCTGTTCTGTACACTCTTGTCACCCAGCCTCTCCCTGACCACATCACAGCGTAGGGCTCCCTCTCCCAGAGCTCAAACCGACAAGCTGAGAAAGCTCTAGAGATGCAGCGATTCATCTTCTCGGTGAGGAAGGGTGGAGTCTCATAAATACGCAAGGGCCTGACCCATTGAGGAGTTACTGACGACGTCGACAGGTGCTGGGTTTACCGCCTTCGCCGCCACGAAACCGAAATCTGAACTAGTTTGATTTTCGGAGTGGGGGAACACCTCTGCCTCCTTTATTTAACTGCAAGGAGACTGCACTTGCCTGCAATGAGATCATCCACTGTGTCTCTGAAATCCTGCAGATCAAAGTCCGCAGCAGTTTGCAGGGACtggttctggaaaaaaaaaacggaGGTGTAAACTAGTTAATGTCAATTCCAGCAGGTCTGAAACTCGTTCCAGACCGAGTGTCGTCCTCCCGGGCTTGGCAGCGGGTCTGCACGCCCTCTCGTATGTTCGCAGCCAAGCCTCATACCTGAAAATCAAAGCCCCATTCCAGGCTTGGAATCCAGCAGGCTTGCACTGTCATGGTGGGGAGCGGGTGACTCGAAGCAGGGACCCGGCTCCAGAGGGTTCCGAAGGGCGCCGAAACTGTGCAGGCTGTTTGAGGCATGGGTCCTTCCGCGCGCATTGTCTTGCCCCCGTCCCCACCTCCTGCAGCCCGCTGCCCCTGAGCCGCCTCATTGGCCCGCCACCAGACAACCAGCTGTCTCCGTGTTGGCCTGTTGAGTTCTTCcagctctctctgcacctcagttcaACTTACCTCCGACCCGCCACAGAGCTAGTGCCCTAAGAGAGTGGGTGTGCGTACGCTCCGTCTTTCCTCCCAAGACCCTACGGCGTGGAGTGTCTCCAAAGAAATAACTTGAGGCTATATATCCCGCCAAGGTTCGGTCACAGCTAAACCACCTTCTCCCCATAAGGGAGGGAAAGGTAGGCTATGAAGAAGGGGCAGGGATGGTATGGAAACCGTTTCTGTTCAGCACCCAAGTGTGGACTCTATTGCTCTTTTGTTTCTCAGTAAGAAGTTTGCTTTTCCTTTACACTGTGATGCACCCCAACATCCTGACACCTGGTTCCTGCAAGGTGCCTGCGCGCGGCTGGCAGCCCCTGGACATTCTTATTCCCTTAATTCGTAGACATTTAGAGTTGACAAACTCTTTTACACAGAGTCCCTATGTTAATTTCCATGCCAATGTAGGAAGCAGGCAGGGCCCAGGAAGTGACTCCAACCCCTTTGATAAAGAATCTCGAGCTCAGAGAAATTGAATTGCCCCAAGTCATCCAACTCCGAAATGTAACCAGAGAGAATGATGGTGACTAGTTCAGTCTTTTTTCCTCTATGCCTTACTGCCTCTAGCTTTCATCTTTTTTAAGGAGAGCCTGGCTTCCAATGAACACAGCactggagaagaggaaagaagattcTCAAGGCACATGGTGTGAGGGAAGGTATCTAATATGCCCATAAGAAATATCTATTCTATTGATTCCACTATTATCGATTGATTGATTCCTTTGGGTTAATCATACTCATCTCCCCAAAGCTTTTGTTTACTATTCAAATATTGCTGAGAAGAGGAACCTAGTCTGGCCCTCATCTCAAAGAAAGTACAAGTATCAGCTTTCCTCAAGGAGGAAAACTTCAATCCAGGAGGCCTCAAGCACCAGTTGGGAACTGAGGCTATATGGGGTAAAGTAGCTTAGAAAGGGCTCAGACAAATCCTGAAACATTCTGTCCTGGTTGAAGGAGCTGCCTCAAATGAAACCAGACTCATTTTCCAAGGGTGGAAAGGTCCTCCTCTTAGTAGAGATTCAGCTGAAGATCTTACCACGAGGAGACTTGAGGCCAACACGAGACCTGGAGCCCAGGAAATGCTTCCTTGCATGCTTTCCCAGGTCCTTGGCTCATTCTGGACATCAAATACTTCTAGAGAGCTTCCTGTCTCTGTTCACCTTACCCAGCAGGAAGGAGGCTAGGAAATTTGACCTGAATGTGCACTGCCCAGAGTCTTCCCAGGGGATCTTCCTCTAAgtggtctctttctttctgtaccAGCTCTGTCTTCTCCAGGAAAAGTTCTGGACCTCTTGGTTCATCTGGTAGGAGCTCTGTGCTTGAAACTTTGAATCCTACCTTCCCAATTAAATACAAATCTGGCATTTTCCCAAACTACAATGGCAGCGGGGGGACAGGGGAAGAGGTTAATACACAACATGATGTAAATTTTAAGTTGTGAATACTCAAGCAAAAATTCAACAAGATCCTGCTTGGTTTTCATTACTTGCAAAATAGGCATGTTGGAATAAGGGAGTGATTGGGCCTCTGGGTCAGTTGAAAGATGCTCAAGTTTTGTCTTTCCTTATTTGAGCATccagatataaaaagaaaaaataaaatggcatctaCAGGgcaatgcccactctcaccacttgcCTTAACAATCTGCTCTCAGTGGTCACCTACCCTGAGTCCATCTGGGCTCTAACCCAATTCCAAAGGCACTTAGGGGAAGCCTGGAAAGCTGTGTTCCATCACTAACCTCGGTTCTGGGAGGTGGTCATATCTTTTGGAATGTTCAGTGTTGGGCATTTCCCCACGGACCCCATGTGCCAAGGGCCTGCTGCTGGGAAGCTGGAACCGACACTTTTCCTGTAGGTTGCATGTAGCTAAGACCTCCTGTCCTTCTGGGCACTTCTTATTCCATTGATGAGCCAACCAGGCTTCTGGCTTCCCAGACACCAGTGCTGGGAGGCTCCATCATCTACCCCTGGCAAGTGGTAGAAGTCGGATGGGAGGAAGAAAATAGGTTttcgaggaaaaaaaaaaagtcaaaataccTCTTTGCCCCATGAGGGTAAGTGACACGAGCCTTTGCAGGGGGAGAAAATGCCTTTTATAAAGGGCCCAATTGCTGAAGGGCCATCTCTGCAAAGAGGAACGTTTTCTGTCAGATTTCTTCCAGAGTTCTTTGAACTTGGTCCCTCTTCCCCTAAATGTAAACTCTTTTCGTCTTTTCCAGTCTTGATCGAGTAGTTATCCTCCAATCTTCACACTCCTTAGATACCCAGGGAATGAAAACTGTTAGTGAATAGCCAAGAAGGGAATATGGGGGCACTGACAGGGCAGGTACCAGGTACCCAGCTCTTAAATTTGCTCCCACCTACTCGCCTGGTTCCTCAGTGCGCAATCTCCACATTGCTTTGTCACAGCTCCAGGGAAAAGATGGGGAGAACGGGAGACCCCTTCCCAGGAGGGTAGTCCTCCAAGTGAGCCCCTCTGTTCCAGGTTGGTCAGAGCAGCTCTGAGAATACGGCCGTCGCCACGGACTACGAGACAGGAAGAAGTTCCGGTCCTTGGGGCTGAGATTCCAGCACTACGTCTGCCCCCACTAGCCAAACGTGCCTGCGCTCCCCACTTGAGATGAGCCTTTGCGGAAAACGAACCCTTGACTCCTGAGTCGGAATCGGGGCTGTTCGGCTTCCAGAGTGAGGGGAGATACCTGCAATGCAGCCAAGTCACCACTAGGCGGCGCGTCGGACCCGAGTAGCGAGGAGCAGTCGGCGAGGTCCTGCAGGTCTATGGTGGTGAGCGCTGCGCGGGTAGAACCGGAGACACGCGCGGCGGACCCTGAACCTCCCGGCCAGGTCTCGCCGCTGGCATCCCCGCCAGGACATCCGGGCCCCGGGAAGAAAAGCGCTTCCCAGCCACGCGTGCCCCACCCACCCGGTTTGGGGAACCCGAGGGATCGCGCGGGAGCCACTGGGCTCACCTGGCAGCGCAGAGAGCTCCGCGTCCCGCCGATCTTCGTAGACCGACACTGGGCTGCCGCCGCTGCAACCAGGCAAGAACTTCCGCGGAGGGGCGAACTACCGGACACAGAAACGGTGAGCATGGATCAGCCCCGGGGACCCGGAGCGTACGGACCCTGCCCGGCACCGGCCCGCAGCCCCACCTTCTTCTCCAGCTTCCCGGGCTTGCTGAAAGGCCGGCCCCGCAGCTCCAACATCCTGTTGGGGCAGATGCTGTCGAAGGCTCGGCGTCCCGCCGCGGCGCCCCCGCACGACTGCATCCTGTCTCCCCTGCCGCTTCGGCCCAGGAGCCAGGTGCCGGTTATTCGGAGGCGGCGACAGGGGCTGGGTTGGCGACCCAAACTCAGCGCTCCGCCTGGCGCCAGCAGGGGAAGGCGCGTGGCCGGGTTGGAGGCGAAGGGTGGCTGAGGTGTGGAGGGAGGGCCGAGTGGAGAGGGAAGACTCGCCGAGCGGGAGGGGCAGCTCGCGCCTGAGCGCCAGAGGTGGCGCCTTCGGCCGGTGACAATCTGCGCGCGGGCGGAGGCGTTAAACCTAACCTGGCAACGCGGATTCCCCTGGGAGCTGCGAGCGCGCGGCCCCGGCCCGCGAGCGCCCTTTTGGTGAGCGTTGGCGCCGCAGCCTCCCGGCTgtgccagaggaagggagggaatgagggCGGAGGAACCCCACTGGTCCCTAACTGGGCACCGCCTTCCGGCTTTTGGGCAGCAGAGATGGAGAAGTTAATGATTcttacttcattttcttcccaccCCAACCATAAGGCACGAAATAAACGCAGAGTGACACTCACCAAAGCCAGACCGTCCTGTAGGATTTGGTGGGGGTGTAGAATGATGGCAGGACTCCCCAGAACTGCCCCCACATTAAAGAAGACCCTTCCCCCAAGGCTGGGGGCGCACTTCTGGTCTTGATTTACCGACTTGCACGTGTTTTCTCTGGGCTTGATACTCTGTATACCTTGCCCCACACTTTCCGGGGCAGAGACGTCTGGGTACAGCCTTTAAAAGAGGGTCAATAAAGGAAAAGCGACATCTACAAATTCTCCACCCGTTTCTGAAAATGGCACACTGGACGATCCAAAATCCCCTAAAACCCTAGTCTCTTTCTCCCCCAAGGGCTTATCTGTCCACCTGTCCACCGCACATTTGGAAGTTCTCTGTACTGCTGACATTGCTTGCGCTGGGAAGTCTTGGCTGCCCTTTCCCAGCCCCAAGCCTCTCCCAGGAAGGGGCGTCTCTAAATTCCTGGGTGAGGGATCTCTGTCAGGACCACTCATATCTATCCAATTTGAACAatcatctaaaattatttttgtaacctCCCATTGGGCAccttgtttgtatctttttttttcttttcaaatttttatttaaattctagttagttgacatacagtgcaatattgttttcaggagtagaatttagtgattcatcacttacatataacattcagtgctcatcataacaaatgccctccttaatgtccatctagcccatcccccacctccctccctcaaccctcagtttgttctctatctttaaaagtctcttaaggtttgtttccctctctttttctccactcccatatgttcatctgttttgtttcttaaattccacatgagtgaaatcatatggtattgtctttctctgactgacttattttgtttagcataatgaACTTTAGCTCCATTCACCTcaatgcaaatggcaaaatttcattctttttgatggctgaatcatattccaatATGTACAcataccccacatcttctttatccattcgtcattTGGTAGGCATTTGGGTTCTcgccatagtttagctattgttgataatggtgctataaacatctgggtgcatgcaccccttcaaatctgtatttttgcatcctttgggtaactacctagtagtgcagttgctggatcatagggtagttgtatttttaactttttaaggagcctccatactgttctgcAAAGTGGCtgtagcagtttgcattcccatcaacagtgcaagagggttcccctttctccacatcctggtcaacacctgttatttcttgttgtTAGAccagacaggtgtgaggtggtagctcatcatgattttgatttgtatttccctgatgatgagtgatgttgagcatgttttcatgtatctgttagccatctggatatcttctttggaaagatatcCAAAGAAtatgtgtcttctgcccatttcttaactggattatttgggtcttttttgttttgtttttattttagagagagagcatgatccagggagaggggcagagaaagacagaatctcaagcggattccatgctgagtgtggaacccaaggcacatgaccctgagatcatgaccagagccaaaatcaagagtcggacactcaaaatactgagccacccaggtgcccctggattatttgttttttgggtgttgagtttgataagttctttatagattttagatactaaccctttatccaatatgtcatttgcaaatatcttctcccatcccataggctgcctttcatttttgttgtttccttcattgtgcaagctttttatcttgatgaagtcccaattgttcatttttgcttttgtttcccttgcctcaggggagacatatctagtaagaaattgctcctcctgaggtcaaagaggtcgcTGCTTATGTCCTTCTCCAGTATTTTGacgatttcctgtctcacatttaggtctttcatccattttgaatttatttttgtgtatggtgtaagacagtggtccactttcattcttctgcatgttgccgtctagttttcccaacaccatttattgaagagactgttttctttccattggatattctttcctgctttgttgaaggttaGTTGACCATACCTTGTTTGTGTCTTATACGGACTAATATTAGCAAAAATCTTCTTTTGAGGTGgcataatcctttttatttgcaTCTATTATCTGGGTTAATAAAGACATCCCTTATACTAATGGAGATGATTCTACAATAGTAGAATTAGAATAGACTTAGAGACTTTTTTGACCCATCTATAGATGTGGGGACCCAGTTGAGGTGAGGTTAGGCAGGTAGAGTTGGTGTGGTATCACTGATGGAGAGGAGCTCTGGCTTTAGGGTCAGAGTGCCTGAGGATTGGAACCAGGATCCACCAGATCAGTGAACCCCAGATCTTTAGGAAaagcacttggctggctcagtcagttggagcatgcaactcttaatcctGGGCTTATGAATTTGAGActcacgttgggtgtggagattcctttaaaaaaatacaatcttttttgTTAAAGGAAAAGCATAACACTGACTTCAAAGAGGTGCTATGAAGATGAGATCATTTATGTCATGCAACTAGTGCTTGTAAGTTAatattattgctgttgttttaaggAAGCTTTTCAGCTACACCTCTAGCCTCCCACAACCTAGTCCTGGCTCTTCTGGTTCCTGAGTAGCCTAGTCACTAGCCAGTCCATCCTCCATCCCTATCCAACTTCCCAATCTGTAAGAAGAGTAGGAGAGCTCTTAGTATTGCGTTTTGGGGAGATCTCTACACATGGAGACCAATCCCAGATTTTGCTGAATACACTCATTTCTCATCAGTGAGTTCCAAAGCATAGTATAAAAATAGAACCATTGTACACAAAAATGTGGCAAAAAGAGCTGGAATAGCATGCATATGTGACTCCTAATCTAGATGATTCTGGCACCAACTCACCCATATCAATGTTGGCTGAGTGATGGAGTAAAAACTTCTCCCCAAAGTCACTCTTTTGTAGAAGAGCCAGTGGCCCTACCTCCACCCTCAATAGCCCGACTGAGGGCTCTAGATATTTTGGGACTTGAATCAGATGATATGATTTTCCTTTTCAGCATCACAGACCAGCTTTTCCTCAAACAGCTTGGGGATCACCACTTCCCTATCACTGAGAAAGTTcctggaggcagagaagggatCTGAAGAGCTCAGAGTAAGTGCTCCTAGTGctggagaggatggggaggaTGCTTGTGAAAACACGTACAAGGTAGTTTCTCCAAATCTGCTTTGAGCTGTTTGCTTTTCCCCTATATAGTTTCTATTGAATGGAAGACACTGAATAGATAACTTGTCTCACTCCTACCTCAGGAAGAAGgggttttatttttgagcatATCCACAAACCTCTAAGTGGGGGATGTTGAGCAGTGTGGCTGAGGGTGGGACTCTGGAGTCCAATCAACTGCCTTCACATCCTGGTTCCTCTACTATTCTTTACCCACTATGTGGGCCAGTGTTCTTCTATGGAAAATGGGATAATCAACTCGGCCTCATAGTATTGGAGgattaaaataatgaatgctGAACACAGTGCCTGGTCCATTTAAGCACTGAATGATAGCCATGATTACTATGTCATTGTTATTCTGGGCTCACATGCAGCAGGTGTAAGACATATGTAAACTGTTGAACCAAGTGACTGCAGGGTAAATGGCCGTATTTATAGTGGTCACAACTGCCTGCAATGCCTTCATTCCCAACATCTGTTAGTTGCCAGGGTAGCTCTTGCTTTACCCTAGTTCATGGGCATGTATAGTCACCAAAGCTTGCCAGCTGGGCATCCTCTGCACCCCAGCCCCTCCAGACAGCATGGCCTGTCAGCTGTGGGTTCTATTCAAGTTCACATCCCACCTTCCCTTTGGACCTCTGGGAATGAGCAGTCCTCAGCCTCATAAGAGGGTCACAGAATACAGGCCTATAAGGGACCCTCAGACCTGGTGTTCCCACATAGGTATGCTAACTACAGAGTGAGGCAGGACCCTTCCATCGTTAAGGACAGCCTCTATTCCCCAACTGCTTTCACCTTCCTTCCCTTGAGATAACACGGGCAATCCTAGCATTCAGACAAACCAACACAGATAGTCTTTTTATTGGGGAAAAACTCGGATCTCTCATGTGCTCTTaggacaataaataaacaaggagaTGCTACACTATTTGCAACCTGCAGGATGACCTCGTGATCAAGTAGGAGCCCTGAACCCCTCTGTGGGCCAAAACTGTACTCCTTCAAAGCAATGGGAGAGGTCCAGCAGCTGGGCTaggataaaaaaggaaaccaaaggtcTCTTTCATTTCAATTTCGGGGACAGTCTGCACTTCTCGCATATCTGGAAGGGCAGCATGTGAGTCAGGGAGGTTTCGTTTATGGCCACCAGTAGCTGCAGCTTGCTCAGGCAGTCCTGCAGTGCGGCCTCAGCGTGCCCGCCTAGGCGCAAGTCCACCGGGCGCGGGAGCTGGAGCATACGGTCGGCCAGCGCCAGACAACAGATGGCTAGCAGGGAGGGAGTATAGCTGGTGAAGGCATAGTCGGCCAGGCTCAGTTCCGCCACGCCGCGGGCCAAGGCTTGTGCCTCCAGGGCTTCGGAGACTTCAGCCTGCCCGGCCTCCACGCGGGCGTGAGTGAAGTGCTCCAAGAAGAAGCTGATGGTTGGTGCGCCGAGACTGAAGTGCAGTTTGTGCAGCACGATGCACTCGAGGTTGCAGAGTTGCTGCCGGGAGAAGGCACCGCAGCACAGGGCCAGGAGCTGCTTCACGCG contains the following coding sequences:
- the MCIDAS gene encoding multicilin, which encodes MQSCGGAAAGRRAFDSICPNRMLELRGRPFSKPGKLEKKFAPPRKFLPGCSGGSPVSVYEDRRDAELSALPALTTIDLQDLADCSSLLGSDAPPSGDLAALQNQSLQTAADFDLQDFRDTVDDLIADSSSLMSPPLTGGDFPFTPGNVLPFGPCLSPPLDPRALQSPPLPPPDVPRPEQYWKEVADQNQRALGDALVENNQLHVTLTQKQEEIASLKERNVQLKELASRTRHLASVLDKLMITQSRDCGSTAEPFLLKATAKRSLEELFSAAGQDCAEVDAILREISERCDEALQGRDPKRLRLQPDPASRDDMPGNLHGTFRGLRTECSRSALNLSRSELEEGGSFSTPIRSHSTIRTLAFPQGNAFTIRTANGGYKFRWVPS